In Camelina sativa cultivar DH55 chromosome 17, Cs, whole genome shotgun sequence, the genomic stretch TTCAAAGTCACCAGCAATCGCATTCTTATGGGAGAGATCCACCGCGCTGATGATTTTtaactccttctctttctttctttttgtgtaCAGTATCTTTACATGTAAAGATTAGCTTGCTCAAGCTTAGGCGTATAGGTCCTTTATACACATAGCTTCCATCACATTGGAACacaggaaataaaataataatagttttttcAGTTGAGAAATTGTTTAGTACTTTGGTTCATATTCGTTACAAATGCTAAGATCTTAATTGATGCAGCCACTACATCTGACTAGTGTGTGATAGCCACTGGCACTGGAGAAGTCGACATCTGATAGTAGTTCAAAAGTTGAAAGAGAGTTTTATATCTTCTGTTCTGTTTACTGGTTTGGCAAAACAAAAGCTGTTGGTCTATCACTTCGAGAGTAGAGACAGAAGATGGAGCAGCTAGTGAGCATGGGTTTCTCCAGCGATTTGGCCGCCGAAGCTTTAACGGCCACCGGTGGGGATTCCATCCAGAAAGCCACCGACTGGATTCTCTCTCACCGTTCTTCCCCACAAACCACCACCGCCACTTCACAGCCCAAACTCGACCGCTTCCTCCGCCCCAACTCCAAAACCCTAACCCCCACCGTCAGTGATGATTCCGGCAAGCGCCCCAATgccaaaaccctaatcccctTCGTGGGTGATGATTCCAACAAGCGCCCCAAGCTCTCATCTTCCAGCCACCGCAAACAACACCAGCCGTTATCGGAGCGTATGCGTCCTCGCACTCTCGACGACGTTGTAGGTCAAGACCATCTCCTCTCCCCCGCTTCTCTCCTCCGCTCCGCCGTCGAGTCTAATCGCCTCCCTTCCATTGTCTTCTGGGGTCCTCCTGGGACCGGGAAGACCTCAATCGCCAAGTCTCTCATCAATTCCTCAAAGGACCCGTCTCTGTATCGCTTCGTCTCCTTGTCTGCTGTTACTAGTGGAGTCAAAGATGTTAGAGACGCCGTTGAGAGTGCCAAAAGGCTCAATCTTGAAGGTAAGAAGAGGACTGTCTTGTTTATGGATGAGGTTCATCGGTTTAACAAGTCACAGCAAGATTCATTCTTGCCTGTTATTGAAGATGGTAGTATCCTCTTCATTGGAGCTACCACTGAGAACCCATCTTTTCATTTGATCACTCCATTGCTCTCTCGCTGTAGAGTTCTTACTCTGAATCCCTTGAAACCCAATCATGTTGAGACCCTTCTTAGACGAGCTGTAGATGATTGTGAGAGAGGGCTCTCCAATAACGTTGAGGTAGATGATTCTGTCCTTGAGTTCTTGGCTAATAACTGTGATGGTGATGCACGAGTCGCGTTGAATGCTTTGGAAATCTCAGCTACCATGGCTACCGCTAGAGCCGGACCTGGGGCTGTTATGTCTATTGATGATGCAAAGGAGGCTCTTCAATGCAAACATTTAGCCTATGATAAGGCAGGGGAACAACATTACAACCTCATAAGTGCTCTTCATAAGTCCATGAGAGGAGGAGATGCTAATGCTGCAATCTACTGGCTGGCTAGAATGCTTGAGGCTGGTGAAGAGCCACTTTACATTGCGAGAAGACTTATAAGGTTTGCAAGTGAGGACATTGGCCTTGCCGACCCTTCAGCTCTTACTCAGGCGGTTGCGTGCTATCAAGCTTCACATTTCTTGGGTATGCCTGAATGCAATGTAATTCTCGCGCAATGCACCGCTTACTTGGCACTGGCTCCTAAATCCATTGCAGTTTACCGAGCAATAGGAGCTGCACAGAAGGTTGTGAAGGACTCGGTTGGACAGAATGAAGGGGTGCCTCTACACCTGAGGAACGCTCCAACCAAGTTAATGAAGGAACTTGGCTATggaaaagagtatatatatccTCCCAATGATCCTTCTTCTGCGGCAGCTCAGACATATCTACCTCCGTCTCTTCTGCATTATAAGTTCCTGGAATGGCCTCAAGGTGCATCAGATGATCTCCAAGATCAAGAACACAAGCTCTAActattctttctttgttttttttgtatgtgtataGAGAATCAAGTTGCTCAAGTCTTTGCAGACGCTACGTTAATTAGTGGTTTATTTGCTTCATTGAAGTCTAAAATGGTGGAAACAGAAACCCTTTCTTATTATTCAAGGTACAAAATCGAACAAACCCACTTCTATCTCTGTAAACGAAAGAAAACCCAAGTGAAGAAAATTTCCATGGTACCccataaacaaacacaaattaatgaGAAATCTTAGACGTGGTTCTATGAACAAAAAATGTTTGCTTGGTTCTTCCACTCTTTCACTGATCAAGATTCAAGGCTTAGGTCTCCCCATTGGACCTTGTGTTTTGCGGCTAGATAATGGGCACCGACTGGACCACGACTGCCGTAAGGATAGAATTCTGGAattgtcttcttttcttctatctCTTTGAGCAATGGAGTGAACAGCGCCCAAGCAGCGTCAAGTTCATCGCTTCTTATGAACAACCTGCGTTCGCCTTCGATTGCATCCAGCAGAAGCCTCTCATATGCATCTGGGATCTCCTTTGAATACcttcaacaacaaaagaacacaacTTTATCGAGTTGGGAATCATATATGCTATGAAAACGTAAAAGCTCTTCTTCATTATTTCTCAACTCACCTAGCTGAGTAGAGAAGATTCAAGTTACTCCGGTCTAATCTCATTCCTAAACCAGGgaccttgttgttgattttCAAATAGATAGCTTCATCTGGTTGTACGCGAATGACAAGCTCATTTGTGGTCTGGTCAAGATCAGTACCAGAATTCCGGTTATATAAATTTCCAGGCACATGTCTGAACTGCACCCTTATCTCCGCACTGTATCAATAAACGCAAAATATATTACTGATGGAAAAGGCAAATCAAGAAAACTTCCAAGAAATTTTTAAGTTTGGTACCTTCGGGTGTGTAGTGCTTTCCCAGCTTTCATAAGAAAAGGTACACCATCCCATCTTGCATTGTCGATGAAGAGTGCAGCAGCAGCAAATGTTGGGGTCAAGCTATCTTTTGGCACAGTTTTATCATCAGTATAGCCTGGATAAGTAACTCCTCCTGTGGTTTGCCCCTTGTACTGTCCTATCACCACGTCTTCAAGTTGTATTGGCCTCATTGAACGTAGTACCTTTACCTGAATTGATGCAAGGATTTCAAAATACTGCCTTAAACTCAaccaaattataattataagaaagGGAAAGATAGTAAACCTTTTCATTTCTGATATCCTCTGCATCCAAACTAACAGGTGTTTCCATGGCGAAAAGAGCTAATATTTGAAGTAGATGATTCTGCATTATATCTCTTATTATTCCGTAATTGTCGAAGTACCTGAATTAGAAGAATAGATGAGTTTTAAAACATAGGCTTCAACAcagaagagaaattaaaaattaagacaGAAGACAACAACGATTACCCTCCGCGTCCTTCAGTGCCGAAATCCTCAGAAAATATGAATTGCACATTCCTTATATACTGCCTTGACCATAGCGGTTCAAATATAAGGTTTGAGAATCGAAGAACCGACAAGTTCTCAACTAGCTCCTTTCCTAAGTAATGGTCTATCCTGTAAGGATCAACATTCCATATCAGCTAGGTATCTAAAACCATCATCAATACCAATAATTAGTAATAACTTAAGCACAATATCTCCACCTAAATATTTGGTCTTCCTCCAGGTACTGCTTAAGGGACTTTGTTAAAGCAGCCGAGGTTTT encodes the following:
- the LOC104757045 gene encoding glucose-6-phosphate 1-dehydrogenase 3, chloroplastic; this encodes MSSFSSSLSCPTYRSRTSSSPFLSTHHHPHHSLINVVDPRRSLSFHSASPQGPNLSELCVRSQQRKSVQSSALVQDGSVATKSSPAEELKDGLVTIPTIKAENVVAESNGEGNQSTVSITVVGASGDLAKKKIFPALFALYYEGCLPEHFTIFGYARSKMTDAELRDMVSRTLTCRIDKRANCNEKMEEFLKRCFYHSGQYDSQEHFVALDKKLKEHEGGRLSNRLFYLSIPPNIFVDAVKCASSSASSVNGWTRVIVEKPFGRDSKTSAALTKSLKQYLEEDQIFRIDHYLGKELVENLSVLRFSNLIFEPLWSRQYIRNVQFIFSEDFGTEGRGGYFDNYGIIRDIMQNHLLQILALFAMETPVSLDAEDIRNEKVKVLRSMRPIQLEDVVIGQYKGQTTGGVTYPGYTDDKTVPKDSLTPTFAAAALFIDNARWDGVPFLMKAGKALHTRSAEIRVQFRHVPGNLYNRNSGTDLDQTTNELVIRVQPDEAIYLKINNKVPGLGMRLDRSNLNLLYSARYSKEIPDAYERLLLDAIEGERRLFIRSDELDAAWALFTPLLKEIEEKKTIPEFYPYGSRGPVGAHYLAAKHKVQWGDLSLES